The Pecten maximus chromosome 11, xPecMax1.1, whole genome shotgun sequence genome has a segment encoding these proteins:
- the LOC117337999 gene encoding transcription factor MafB-like, which translates to MEADPLMVNDCINDFDLDQFVERSAVIKQETLDRLDFSDCCNGGAKSPATASESDSTAPSICSVPQSPSCFSSSSCSSVPPSPTESKNLYDDIGWLTQSVSFNSASMEGVSEAVDVLISSSPEFVNNFTKYLVSGAEAGKESLPSSPPAQGSLTTKVPTLKRNRSSNKKKMDDEELVTLPVRELNRRLQGLPKDDVVKLKQKRRTLKNRGYAQNCRSKRMQQRQDLEVTNRSLEKELKQLQRQLSNLTRERDLYKQQYEFLRVKCSLAVSKNTRNHDLDGSVSSYAPSSPDSD; encoded by the coding sequence ATGGAGGCCGACCCACTCATGGTGAATGATTGTATAAATGACTTCGACTTAGACCAGTTTGTCGAACGTTCGGCTGTGATTAAACAAGAGACACTTGATAGGCTCGACTTCAGTGATTGTTGCAATGGCGGAGCGAAATCCCCGGCCACGGCTTCGGAGTCCGACTCGACCGCACCCTCCATATGTAGTGTGCCCCAGTCCCCAAGTTGTTTCAGCAGCAGTAGTTGTAGCAGCGTTCCTCCCAGTCCCACGGAGTCCAAAAACCTGTACGATGACATTGGTTGGCTCACCCAGAGTGTATCCTTCAACTCGGCAAGCATGGAGGGGGTCTCTGAGGCAGTTGACGTATTGATTTCTAGCAGCCCAGAGTTTGTGAACAATTTTACCAAGTACTTGGTATCTGGGGCCGAGGCTGGCAAGGAGTCGCTCCCTAGTTCTCCACCCGCCCAGGGCAGCCTTACAACCAAAGTACCCACCCTCAAACGTAATAGAAGCAGTAACAAGAAGAAAATGGACGACGAAGAGTTGGTTACTCTGCCTGTGAGAGAGCTGAACCGGCGACTTCAGGGGCTACCAAAGGATGACGTTGtgaaattaaaacagaaaagaaGAACCTTGAAAAATCGAGGATATGCTCAAAATTGCCGTTCAAAACGCATGCAGCAGAGACAAGACTTAGAAGTCACTAACCGTTCTCTTGAAAAAGAATTGAAACAACTTCAGAGGCAGCTGTCAAACCTGACACGAGAGAGggatttatataaacaacagtacGAGTTTCTCAGGGTGAAATGTAGCTTGGCTGTTAGCAAAAATACCAGGAATCACGACTTGGATGGGTCAGTGTCTAGCTATGCTCCAAGTTCTCCAGACAGTGATTGA